In Marinitoga hydrogenitolerans DSM 16785, the DNA window TCCACATTAAATAAACGCATTAAATCTTTTTTTGTATTATTAGAAACTGAAATAATAAATTTTGATTTTGATGCTATACGATTCATTAGGTTTTTATATATTATCACTTTATGTGATGGAAAATATTCATGTTTTATTATTGGAATTAAATCATGTATTGTAAAAACACTCCGTTTTGGAAAAAAATATGGAACATTTATATGTAAAAAATGTATCAAATCAGTATATTTAGCTATACTGTTAAAATAAAAATGTCCATATAAAAATTCTTTTATCGAAAAAGGTTTTAATTTTAGATTAATAATTTTTTTGATATTTTTTTTATTAGAAAAATTTTTTAATTTATTATTGTAATCTATTATTACAAATTCCACATCTTCTATATCATCATTATTAATAATTTGATTTAACAAATTTTCTGTATATCGTCCAATTCCAGACATACCATACATTCTACAATCTAGAGCTACAAGTTTTTTACGCATTAAGTATCTTCTCCTTAACATTTTTATAAAACTTTTCCAAAGAAAATTCGTTAGCTCTTTTAATTATTTCATTTTTATCATATGTATATTTATTATTTATAATATCCAAAATAGTTTTTGATATTTCATCAGAACTTTGTGGTTTTATTACCTCTCCTGTTATATGATTTAAATTATAAAAAGATGTTCCTGTACCTAGCTCCGTAGTAATAACAGGAACACCACATGCCATTGCTTCTAATCCAACTAATCCAAAAGCCTCTCCTCTATCTATTGAAGGCAAAACAAATATATCAGCAGCATTATAATAATATGGAAGTTCTTCATATGAAATATGATTTAAAAATAATACACGTTCTTTTAAATTTAATACTTTTACCAATTTTTCCAAAACATCTTTTTTGGGGCCATTTCCTATTAAAATTAAAAAAACATTTTTTGGTAGATTTAATAAAGACTTAATTAGGTAATCTAATCCTTTGTATCTTCCAAACCTTCCAATATATAAAATAAGTTTAGAGTCTTTTGCCGCTTTAAATTTGTTTAATAAATAATTTCTTTTATTATTCTGACGATAATAAAAATGTTCTGTATCAACAAATAGAGGAATAATATCTATTTTATATTTATATTTTTGTAAATATGGTGATGTTTTGAGAATATTTGGGGAAGTAACTATTATTTTATTCATTTTTTTTAAATAATTTTCAACAAAAATATTATTATATATATTTCCTATTATTCCTTTACCTACTATATCTGCATGATAAAAACAAATCTTTTTATTTTGTCTGTATTTGTTTAATATAAAAAATTCCATCTCTGGCTGGAAAGATGGAAAATGAAATAGCAAAATTTCTGATTTTTGAGCTAACTCATTTAACTTTTTTCTGTAACTATTTGACCACCTAATTGGATCTTTCCTAAAAATACTTGGAAGCCTATAAACATCTATATTGTTAATTCTTTCTTTTATATATATATTTTCAACATTAAAAGTTAATACTTCAGAGTTGAATCCCTCATTTTTTGCAATCTCAGCAATTTTTTTTGCAACAATTTCAACCCCACCAATTTCAGGATAATACATTTTATTAACTGTAAGAAAATTCATATTACACCTCAATATCACTTTATATATAATATTTTTATATTTTTCAAATTATTCCTG includes these proteins:
- a CDS encoding glycosyltransferase, yielding MNFLTVNKMYYPEIGGVEIVAKKIAEIAKNEGFNSEVLTFNVENIYIKERINNIDVYRLPSIFRKDPIRWSNSYRKKLNELAQKSEILLFHFPSFQPEMEFFILNKYRQNKKICFYHADIVGKGIIGNIYNNIFVENYLKKMNKIIVTSPNILKTSPYLQKYKYKIDIIPLFVDTEHFYYRQNNKRNYLLNKFKAAKDSKLILYIGRFGRYKGLDYLIKSLLNLPKNVFLILIGNGPKKDVLEKLVKVLNLKERVLFLNHISYEELPYYYNAADIFVLPSIDRGEAFGLVGLEAMACGVPVITTELGTGTSFYNLNHITGEVIKPQSSDEISKTILDIINNKYTYDKNEIIKRANEFSLEKFYKNVKEKILNA